Proteins from a genomic interval of Chroococcidiopsis thermalis PCC 7203:
- a CDS encoding FAD/NAD(P)-binding protein, protein MLAEASNTDIAIIGAGPHALTFIAYLLQKRKKLRHRFAVFDPSGMWLQQWQQQFAAFEIPHLRSPAVHHPDPNPYALRKFAACRPQELFAPYDLPGTQLFQDFCTDLIRRLDLPPVFKAKVLRIEPLQHRLRPRFRLWLADDRTVVARRVVFAKGSSQIHTPEWVSQIQSPYPPERLCHSQQVDLRKLNLAGERILIIGGGLTSGHLAVGAIARGAKVVLMARRNLQEKLFDAEPGWLGPKYLKDFWAEPDWEKRWYLIQQARNGGSLTPAMMLQLRRLMRCDRLQIQEQCQVVKAVWQGNSWLVHCHNGEENECDRIWVATGTTLDVTAEPLLSDMLNTFPLTIARGLPVLDPCLRWSGCELYMMGGLAALQVGPTARNLSGARMASERIASAL, encoded by the coding sequence ATGCTTGCAGAAGCTTCCAATACCGATATTGCCATCATTGGCGCTGGTCCCCACGCTCTCACGTTTATTGCCTACTTGCTGCAAAAGCGGAAAAAGCTGCGGCACAGGTTTGCTGTTTTCGATCCAAGTGGAATGTGGTTGCAGCAGTGGCAGCAACAATTTGCGGCTTTTGAGATCCCTCATTTACGTTCTCCTGCCGTCCACCATCCCGATCCCAACCCATACGCCTTGCGAAAATTTGCCGCATGTCGTCCCCAGGAATTATTTGCCCCTTACGATCTGCCAGGAACGCAATTATTTCAAGATTTTTGTACCGATTTAATTCGCCGTTTGGATTTGCCACCAGTTTTCAAAGCAAAGGTTTTGCGGATCGAACCCTTACAACATCGGTTGCGTCCTCGGTTTCGCTTGTGGCTAGCAGACGATCGCACGGTTGTTGCCCGTAGGGTAGTATTCGCCAAGGGTAGCAGTCAAATTCACACACCTGAGTGGGTGAGTCAAATTCAGTCTCCTTATCCGCCAGAACGGTTATGTCACTCTCAACAAGTGGATTTGCGAAAATTGAACTTAGCTGGAGAACGCATATTAATTATTGGTGGTGGATTAACTAGCGGGCATTTAGCTGTAGGTGCGATCGCCCGTGGTGCTAAAGTCGTGTTGATGGCAAGGCGCAACTTACAAGAGAAATTATTTGATGCCGAACCAGGGTGGCTGGGACCGAAATATCTCAAAGATTTTTGGGCAGAACCGGACTGGGAAAAGCGTTGGTATTTGATTCAACAAGCTAGAAATGGGGGTTCCCTCACGCCAGCAATGATGCTACAGTTGCGGCGGCTCATGCGGTGCGATCGCTTGCAAATTCAAGAACAATGCCAAGTCGTCAAAGCAGTATGGCAAGGGAATAGTTGGTTAGTGCATTGCCATAATGGGGAAGAGAATGAATGCGATCGCATTTGGGTCGCAACAGGGACGACACTTGACGTGACTGCCGAACCTCTGCTGTCAGACATGCTCAATACCTTTCCTCTAACTATAGCTAGAGGTTTACCCGTTCTCGATCCCTGCTTGCGCTGGTCGGGATGCGAATTATACATGATGGGCGGTTTAGCGGCATTACAAGTAGGACCAACTGCTAGAAACTTATCAGGTGCAAGAATGGCAAGTGAAAGGATCGCGTCTGCTTTGTAG
- a CDS encoding DUF58 domain-containing protein, which translates to MIPTRRVYLLLLLGIAIAPLLATIWNVPRSILVMLLFDAVILGLTIADSLMVRRHRVQVERSLPARLSIGRDNSVVLTVRSLKKSAQIQICDYYPMQFAVSATTLTAALAPNSTTELTYTIHPNQRGEFAWGDLQVRQLGAWGLGWDNWKIPQSQKVKVYPDLVGLRSLSIRLTLQSAGSIRKLRQRGIGTEFAELKDYGTGDDLRLIDWKATARRNRPLVRVLEPEHEQTLIILLDKGRLMTAQVSGLKRFDWGLNATLALALAGIHRGDRVGVGVFDKQMQTWIPPERGQNQLNQLIDRLTPIQPVLLESDYIGAVTSIIKQQTRRALVVLITDIVDITASAELLAALGRLTPRYLPFCVTLRDRQVDRLAHTSTNEVNPTYARAVALDLLSQRQVAFAGLKQKGVLVLDAPADLISEQLVERYLQLKARNQL; encoded by the coding sequence ATGATTCCTACCAGAAGAGTTTATTTGTTGCTGTTGTTGGGAATAGCAATCGCACCCCTATTAGCCACAATTTGGAACGTACCGCGCAGTATCTTGGTGATGCTGCTGTTTGATGCTGTTATCTTAGGGCTGACGATCGCCGATAGCCTAATGGTACGCCGTCATCGCGTCCAAGTCGAGCGATCTCTGCCTGCTAGACTCTCCATCGGACGGGATAATTCGGTGGTTTTGACAGTGCGATCGCTGAAAAAATCAGCTCAAATTCAGATTTGCGATTATTACCCAATGCAGTTTGCTGTTTCTGCAACTACGCTGACTGCTGCGCTTGCACCCAACAGCACGACAGAATTAACTTATACAATTCACCCTAACCAACGGGGAGAATTTGCCTGGGGAGATCTGCAAGTGAGACAATTGGGTGCTTGGGGATTAGGTTGGGATAACTGGAAAATTCCTCAAAGTCAGAAAGTCAAGGTTTATCCTGACTTGGTAGGATTGCGATCGCTCTCCATTCGTCTGACGCTACAATCGGCTGGTTCAATTCGCAAGCTGCGCCAACGGGGAATCGGAACGGAATTTGCCGAACTTAAAGATTATGGTACGGGTGACGATTTGCGGTTGATTGACTGGAAAGCTACGGCACGTCGCAACCGTCCTTTGGTGCGAGTTTTGGAGCCAGAACACGAACAAACCCTGATTATTCTATTGGATAAAGGACGCTTGATGACGGCTCAAGTATCGGGTTTAAAGCGATTTGATTGGGGTTTAAACGCAACTTTGGCTTTAGCACTAGCGGGAATTCATCGCGGCGATCGCGTGGGTGTGGGAGTATTTGATAAGCAAATGCAGACTTGGATACCACCGGAACGAGGACAAAATCAATTAAACCAACTGATCGATCGCCTGACACCAATTCAACCCGTATTACTCGAATCTGACTATATTGGTGCTGTCACGAGTATTATCAAACAACAAACTCGCAGAGCCTTGGTAGTATTAATTACAGACATTGTTGATATAACCGCTTCTGCCGAATTATTAGCTGCATTAGGAAGACTGACACCCCGTTATTTACCTTTTTGCGTTACGTTACGCGATCGGCAAGTGGATCGTTTAGCTCATACTTCTACGAATGAAGTGAATCCGACTTATGCCCGTGCTGTGGCTTTAGATTTATTATCTCAGCGTCAAGTTGCCTTTGCTGGTTTGAAACAAAAAGGGGTTTTGGTATTAGATGCACCAGCCGATTTGATTTCCGAACAGTTGGTAGAGCGGTATTTGCAGCTCAAGGCAAGGAATCAATTGTAG